From one Bos indicus x Bos taurus breed Angus x Brahman F1 hybrid chromosome 7, Bos_hybrid_MaternalHap_v2.0, whole genome shotgun sequence genomic stretch:
- the DNMT1 gene encoding DNA (cytosine-5)-methyltransferase 1 isoform X1: MVRAASARGPSPSVSARKARVACAAAASAAPSKMPARTAPARVPALASRAFSLPDDVRRRLKDLERDSLTEKECVKEKLNLLHEFLRTEIKNQLCDLETKLHKEELSEEGYLAKVKSLLNKDLSLENGAHAFSREANGCLENGSQTSGEDCRVVMAEKGKPPKPVSRLYTPRRSKSDGETKSEVSSSPRITRKTTRQTTITSHFPRGPAKRKPEEEPEKVKSDDSVDEEKDQEEKRRRVTSRERVAGLLPAEEPGRVRPGTHMEEEGRDDKEEKRLRSQTKEPTPKHKAKEEPDRDVRPGGAQAEMNEGEDKDEKRHRSQPKDLASKRRPEEKEPERVKPQVSDEKDEDEKEEKRRRTTYRELTEKKMTRTKIAVVSKTNPPKCTECLQYLDDPELRYEQHPPDAVEEIQILTNERLSIFDANESGFESYEDLPQHKLTCFSVYCKRGHLCPIDTGLIEKDVELLFSGSAKPIYEDDPSPEGGINGKNFGPINEWWIAGFDGGEKALLGFSTSFAEYILMDPSPEYAPLFSVMQEKIYISKIVVEFLQSNPDSTYEDLINKIETTVPPCMLNLNRFTEDSLLRHAQFVVEQVESYDRAGDSDEQPIFLSPCMRDLIKLAGVTLGKRRAERRQTIRQPAKEKDKGPTKATTTKLVYQIFDTFFAEQIEKDDKEDKENAFKRRRCGVCEICQQPECGKCKACKDMVKFGGSGRSKQACQKRRCPNMAMKEADDDEEVDDNIPEMPSPKKMHQGKKKKQNKNRISWVGDAVKTDGKKSYYKKVCIDSETLEVGDCVSVIPDDSSKPLYLARVTALWEDSSNGQMFHAHWFCAGTDTVLGATSDPLELFLVDECEDMQLSYIHSKVQVIYKAPSENWAMEGGVDPEALMSEDDGKTYFYQLWYDQDYARFESPPKTQPTEDNKYKFCASCARLAEMRQKEIPRVVEQLQDLEGRVLYSLATKNGVQYRVGDGVYLPPEAFTFNIKLSSPVKRPRKEPVDEALYPEHYRKYSDYIKGSNLDAPEPYRIGRIKEIFCSKKSNGRPNETDIKIRVNKFYRPENTHKSTPASYHADINLLYWSDEEAVVDFKAVQGRCTVEYGEDLPQCLQDFSAGGPDRFYFLEAYNAKSKSFEDPPNHARSTGNKGKGKGKGKNRTKSQTCEPSELETEIKLPKLRTLDVFSGCGGLSEGFHQAGISETLWAIEMWDPAAQAFRLNNPGSTVFTEDCNVLLKLVMAGEVTNSRGQKLPQKGDVEMLCGGPPCQGFSGMNRFNSRTYSKFKNSLVVSFLSYCDYYRPRYFLLENVRNFVSFKRSMVLKLTLRCLVRMGYQCTFGVLQAGQYGVAQTRRRAIILAAAPGEPLPLFPEPLHVFAPRACQLSVVVDDKKFVSNITRLSSGPFRTITVRDTMSDLPEIRNGASALEISYNGEPQSWFQRQLRGSQYQPILRDHICKDMSALVAARMRHIPLAPGSDWRDLPNIEVRLSDGTLARKLRYNYHDKKNGCSSSGALRGVCSCVEGKPCEPAARQFNTLIPWCLPHTGNRHNHWAGLYGRLEWDGFFSTTVTNPEPMGKQGRVLHPEQHRVVSVRECARSQGFPDTYRLFGNILDKHRQVGNAVPPPLAKAIGLEIKRCMLAKARESASGHIKVMFGGFLDGLVVKNLPASAGDTDSIPDPGRSHMLQSN, translated from the exons GCTCAAAGATTTGGAAAGAGATAGTTTGACAGAAAAG GAATGTGTGAAGGAGAAACTGAATCTCTTGCACGAATTTCTGCGGACAGAAATAAAGAATCAGTTATGTGATTTGGAAACCAAATTGCATAAAGAAGAATTATCTGAG GAGGGCTACCTGGCTAAAGTCAAATcccttttaaataaagatttgtcCTTGGAGAACGGAGCTCATGCTTTCAGTCGGGAAGCGAATGGATGTCTAGAGAACGGGAGCCAGACAAGTGGTGAGGATTGCAGAGTGGTAATGGCAGAGAAAGGCAAGCCCCCCAAACCTGTCTCCAGACTTTACACGCCCAGGAGAAGCAAGTCTGATGGAGAAACAAAGT cTGAAGTCTCTTCTAGCCCCAGGATTACAAGGAAGACTACCAGGCAGACCACCATCACATCTCATTTCCCACGGGG CCCTGCCAAACGAAAACCTGAGGAAGAACCTGAAAAAGTGAAGTCAGACGATTCTGTTGATGAAGAAAAAGACCAG GAGGAAAAGAGACGTCGAGTTACATCCAGAGAACG AGTTGCTGGGCTGCTCCCTGCAGAAGAACCAGGAAGAGTAAGACCAGGAACACACatggaagaagaaggaagagatgatAAA GAAGAAAAGAGACTCAGAAGTCAGACCAAAGAACC GACACCTAAACACAAAGCTAAGGAGGAGCCAGACAGAGATGTGAGGCCTGGAGGAGCTCAGGCTGAAATGAATGAAGGAGAAGACAAA GATGAAAAGAGGCACAGAAGTCAACCCAAAGATCT AGCTAGCAAACGGAGACCAGAAGAAAAAGAACCTGAAAGAGTAAAGCCACAAGTTTCTGATGAGAAAGATGAAGATGAAAAG GAGGAGAAGAGACGCAGAACTACATACAGAGAACT AACTGAGAAGAAAATGACTCGAACCAAAATAGCCGTAGTGTCCAAG ACCAATCCTCCGAAGTGCACCGAGTGCTTGCAGTACCTGGACGACCCTGAGCTGAGATACGAGCAGCACCCCCCCGATGCG GTGGAAGAGATACAGATACTGACCAACGAGAGGTTGTCCATCTTTGATGCCAACGAATCTGGCTTTGAGAGTTACGAGGATTTGCCTCAGCACAAACTAACCTGCTTCAG CGTGTACTGTAAACGCGGTCACCTTTGCCCGATCGACACCGGCCTCATTGAGAAGGATGTCGAGCTCCTCTTTTCTGGTTCAGCAAAGCCGATATATGAGGATGATCCATCTCCCGAAG gTGGTATTAATGGCAAAAATTTTGGCCCCATAAACGAATGGTGGATTGCTGGTTTTGATGGAGGTGAAAAGGCTCTTCTTGGCTTTAGCACCT CATTTGCTGAGTATATCTTGATGGATCCCAGCCCAGAGTACGCACCACTATTCAGCGTGATGCAGGAGAAGATCTATATAAGTAAGATAGTGGTTGAGTTCCTGCAGAGCAACCCTGACTCCACCTACGAAGACCTGATCAATAAGATTGAG accACCGTTCCTCCTTGTATGCTCAACTTGAATCGATTCACAGAGGATTCTCTCCTGCGGCATGCCCAGTTCGTGGTGGAGCAAGTAGAGAGTTATGATCGGGCTGGGGACAGTGACGAGCAGCCCATCTTCCTGAGCCCCTGCATGAGAGACCTCATCAAGCTGGCCGGGGTCACCCTGGGAAAAAG GCGAGCCGAGAGGCGGCAGACCATCCGGCAACCCGCCAAAGAGAAGGACAAGGGCCCCACCAAGGCCACCACCACCAAGCTGGTCTACCAGATCTTTGACACTTTCTTTGCGGAGCAAATTGAAAAAGATGACAAGGAAGACAAGGAGAATGCCTTCAAGCGCCGGCGCTGTGGCGTCTGTGAG ATTTGTCAACAGCCCGAGTGTGGAAAGTGTAAGGCCTGTAAGGATATGGTTAAATTTGGTGGTAGCGGACGGAGCAAGCAGGCTTGCCAAAAGAGGAG GTGTCCCAACATGGCCATGAAGGAGGCAGACGATGACGAGGAAGTGGATGACAATATTCCAGAGATGCCATCACCCAAAAAGATGCatcaggggaagaaaaagaagcagaataaGAATCGGATCTCTTGGGTTGGCGATGCCGTCAAG ACTGACGGGAAGAAGAGTTACTACAAGAAGGTATGCATCGACTCGGAAACCCTGGAAGTGGGGGACTGTGTTTCTGTAATTCCAGACGACTCTTCAAAACCACTGTATCTAGCAAG GGTCACGGCGCTGTGGGAGGACAGCAGCAATGGGCAGATGTTCCATGCCCACTGGTTCTGTGCTGGGACGGACACGGTCCTCGGGGCCACATCGGACCCCCTGGAGCTGTTCCTGGTTGACGAGTGTGAGGACATGCAGCTCTCGTACATCCACAGCAAGGTGCAGGTCATTTATAAGGCGCCCTCGGAGAACTGGGCCATGGAG GGAGGCGTGGACCCCGAGGCCCTGATGTCAGAGGACGACGGGAAGACCTACTTCTACCAGCTGTGGTACGACCAAGACTACGCGAGATTTGAGTCCCCTCCGAAAACTCAGCCGACGGAGGACAACAAGTACAA GTTCTGCGCAAGCTGTGCACGTCTGGCCGAAATGAGGCAGAAGGAAATCCCCAGGGTCGTGGAGCAGCTCCAGGACCTGGAAGGCCGCGTCCTCTACAGCCTCGCCACCAAGAACGGCGTCCAGTACCGGGTGGGCGATGGCGTGTACCTCCCTCCCGAGGCCTTCACCTTCAA CATCAAGCTGTCCAGTCCTGTGAAACGCCCCCGGAAGGAGCCTGTGGACGAAGCTCTGTATCCAGAACACTACCGGAAGTACTCTGACTACATCAAGGGCAGCAACCTGGATGCCCCTGAGCCCTACCGTATTGGCCGCATAAAGGAGATCTTCTGCAGCAAGAAGAGCAACGGCCGGCCCAATGAGACAGACATCAAGATCAGGGTCAACAAGTTCTACAG GCCGGAGAACACACACAAGTCTACCCCAGCCAGTTACCACGCAGACATCAACCTGCTTTACTGGAGCGATGAGGAGGCCGTGGTGGACTTCAAGGCCGTGCAGGGCCGCTGCACTGTGGAGTACGGAGAGGACCTGCCTCAGTGCCTCCAGGACTTCTCCGCTGGTGGCCCCGATCGCTTCTATTTTCTCGAG GCCTATAACGCCAAGAGCAAAAGCTTTGAAGATCCTCCGAACCACGCCCGGAGCACCGGaaataaagggaaagggaaggggaaag GAAAAAACAGGACGAAATCTCAGACGTGTGAGCCGAGTGAACTGGAGACAGAAATCAAACTGCCGAAGCTGCGGACCCTGGACGTGTTTTCCGGCTGTGGGGGACTGTCGGAAGGCTTCCACCAAGCAG GCATCTCGGAGACACTTTGGGCCATCGAGATGTGGGACCCTGCGGCCCAGGCATTCCGGCTCAACAACCCTGGGTCCACGGTGTTCACAGAGGACTGCAACGTCCTGCTGAAGCTGGTCATGGCCGGGGAGGTGACCAACTCCCGCGGCCAGAAGCTGCCTCAGAAGGGAGACGTGGAGATGCTGTGCGGCGGGCCGCCCTGCCAGGGCTTCAGCGGCATGAACCGCTTCAACTCTCGAACCTACTCCAAATTCAagaactccctggtggtctctTTCCTCAG CTACTGTGACTACTACCGGCCCCGCTACTTCCTCTTGGAGAACGTTCGGAACTTCGTCTCCTTCAAGCGCTCCATGGTCCTGAAGCTGACGCTGCGCTGCCTGGTCCGCATGGGCTACCAGTGCACCTTTGGCGTGCTGCAG GCTGGTCAGTACGGCGTGGCCCAGACTCGGAGGCGAGCCATCATCctggctgcagcccctggggaGCCACTCCCGCTGTTCCCGGAGCCGTTGCATGTGTTCGCACCCCGGGCCTGCCAGCTGAGCGTCGTGGTGGACGACAAGAAGTTTGTCAGCAACATCACCAG GTTGAGCTCGGGTCCCTTCCGAACCATCACCGTGCGGGACACCATGTCCGACCTCCCTGAGATCCGGAACGGGGCCTCGGCACTGGAGATTTCATACAACGGGGAGCCCCAGTCCTGGTTCCAGAGGCAGCTCCGGGGCTCGCAGTACCAGCCCATCCTCAGGGATCATATTTGCAAG GACATGAGCGCCTTGGTGGCTGCCCGCATGCGGCACATCCCCCTGGCCCCGGGCTCGGACTGGCGTGACCTGCCCAACATTGAGGTGCGGCTCTCTGACGGCACCCTGGCCCGGAAGCTGCGGTACAACTACCACGACAAGAAGAACGGCTGCAGCAGCAGCGGCGCCCTCCGTGGGGTCTGCTCCTGTGTGGAAG GCAAGCCCTGTGAGCCTGCGGCCCGACAGTTTAACACCCTTATCCCCTGGTGCCTGCCCCACACTGGGAACAGGCACAACCACTGGGCCGGCCTCTACGGGCGTCTCGAGTGGGACGGCTTCTTCAGCACAACCGTCACCAACCCCGAGCCCATGGGCAAGCAG GGCCGCGTGCTCCACCCCGAGCAGCACCGAGTGGTGAGCGTCCGGGAGTGCGCCCGCTCCCAGGGCTTCCCCGACACCTATCGGCTGTTCGGCAACATCCTGGACAAGCACCGGCAG GTGGGTAATGCTGTGCCGCCGCCACTGGCCAAAGCCATCGGCTTGGAGATCAAGCGCTGCATGTTGGCCAAAGCGCGCGAGAGCGCCTCAG
- the DNMT1 gene encoding DNA (cytosine-5)-methyltransferase 1 isoform X3, translating to MVRAASARGPSPSVSARKARVACAAAASAAPSKMPARTAPARVPALASRAFSLPDDVRRRLKDLERDSLTEKECVKEKLNLLHEFLRTEIKNQLCDLETKLHKEELSEEGYLAKVKSLLNKDLSLENGAHAFSREANGCLENGSQTSGEDCRVVMAEKGKPPKPVSRLYTPRRSKSDGETKSEVSSSPRITRKTTRQTTITSHFPRGPAKRKPEEEPEKVKSDDSVDEEKDQEEKRRRVTSRERVAGLLPAEEPGRVRPGTHMEEEGRDDKEEKRLRSQTKEPTPKHKAKEEPDRDVRPGGAQAEMNEGEDKDEKRHRSQPKDLASKRRPEEKEPERVKPQVSDEKDEDEKEEKRRRTTYRELTEKKMTRTKIAVVSKTNPPKCTECLQYLDDPELRYEQHPPDAVEEIQILTNERLSIFDANESGFESYEDLPQHKLTCFSVYCKRGHLCPIDTGLIEKDVELLFSGSAKPIYEDDPSPEGGINGKNFGPINEWWIAGFDGGEKALLGFSTSFAEYILMDPSPEYAPLFSVMQEKIYISKIVVEFLQSNPDSTYEDLINKIETTVPPCMLNLNRFTEDSLLRHAQFVVEQVESYDRAGDSDEQPIFLSPCMRDLIKLAGVTLGKRRAERRQTIRQPAKEKDKGPTKATTTKLVYQIFDTFFAEQIEKDDKEDKENAFKRRRCGVCEICQQPECGKCKACKDMVKFGGSGRSKQACQKRRCPNMAMKEADDDEEVDDNIPEMPSPKKMHQGKKKKQNKNRISWVGDAVKTDGKKSYYKKVCIDSETLEVGDCVSVIPDDSSKPLYLARVTALWEDSSNGQMFHAHWFCAGTDTVLGATSDPLELFLVDECEDMQLSYIHSKVQVIYKAPSENWAMEGGVDPEALMSEDDGKTYFYQLWYDQDYARFESPPKTQPTEDNKYKFCASCARLAEMRQKEIPRVVEQLQDLEGRVLYSLATKNGVQYRVGDGVYLPPEAFTFNIKLSSPVKRPRKEPVDEALYPEHYRKYSDYIKGSNLDAPEPYRIGRIKEIFCSKKSNGRPNETDIKIRVNKFYRPENTHKSTPASYHADINLLYWSDEEAVVDFKAVQGRCTVEYGEDLPQCLQDFSAGGPDRFYFLEAYNAKSKSFEDPPNHARSTGNKGKGKGKGKNRTKSQTCEPSELETEIKLPKLRTLDVFSGCGGLSEGFHQAGISETLWAIEMWDPAAQAFRLNNPGSTVFTEDCNVLLKLVMAGEVTNSRGQKLPQKGDVEMLCGGPPCQGFSGMNRFNSRTYSKFKNSLVVSFLSYCDYYRPRYFLLENVRNFVSFKRSMVLKLTLRCLVRMGYQCTFGVLQAGQYGVAQTRRRAIILAAAPGEPLPLFPEPLHVFAPRACQLSVVVDDKKFVSNITRLSSGPFRTITVRDTMSDLPEIRNGASALEISYNGEPQSWFQRQLRGSQYQPILRDHICKDMSALVAARMRHIPLAPGSDWRDLPNIEVRLSDGTLARKLRYNYHDKKNGCSSSGALRGVCSCVEGKPCEPAARQFNTLIPWCLPHTGNRHNHWAGLYGRLEWDGFFSTTVTNPEPMGKQGRVLHPEQHRVVSVRECARSQGFPDTYRLFGNILDKHRQVGNAVPPPLAKAIGLEIKRCMLAKARESASAKIKEEAAKD from the exons GCTCAAAGATTTGGAAAGAGATAGTTTGACAGAAAAG GAATGTGTGAAGGAGAAACTGAATCTCTTGCACGAATTTCTGCGGACAGAAATAAAGAATCAGTTATGTGATTTGGAAACCAAATTGCATAAAGAAGAATTATCTGAG GAGGGCTACCTGGCTAAAGTCAAATcccttttaaataaagatttgtcCTTGGAGAACGGAGCTCATGCTTTCAGTCGGGAAGCGAATGGATGTCTAGAGAACGGGAGCCAGACAAGTGGTGAGGATTGCAGAGTGGTAATGGCAGAGAAAGGCAAGCCCCCCAAACCTGTCTCCAGACTTTACACGCCCAGGAGAAGCAAGTCTGATGGAGAAACAAAGT cTGAAGTCTCTTCTAGCCCCAGGATTACAAGGAAGACTACCAGGCAGACCACCATCACATCTCATTTCCCACGGGG CCCTGCCAAACGAAAACCTGAGGAAGAACCTGAAAAAGTGAAGTCAGACGATTCTGTTGATGAAGAAAAAGACCAG GAGGAAAAGAGACGTCGAGTTACATCCAGAGAACG AGTTGCTGGGCTGCTCCCTGCAGAAGAACCAGGAAGAGTAAGACCAGGAACACACatggaagaagaaggaagagatgatAAA GAAGAAAAGAGACTCAGAAGTCAGACCAAAGAACC GACACCTAAACACAAAGCTAAGGAGGAGCCAGACAGAGATGTGAGGCCTGGAGGAGCTCAGGCTGAAATGAATGAAGGAGAAGACAAA GATGAAAAGAGGCACAGAAGTCAACCCAAAGATCT AGCTAGCAAACGGAGACCAGAAGAAAAAGAACCTGAAAGAGTAAAGCCACAAGTTTCTGATGAGAAAGATGAAGATGAAAAG GAGGAGAAGAGACGCAGAACTACATACAGAGAACT AACTGAGAAGAAAATGACTCGAACCAAAATAGCCGTAGTGTCCAAG ACCAATCCTCCGAAGTGCACCGAGTGCTTGCAGTACCTGGACGACCCTGAGCTGAGATACGAGCAGCACCCCCCCGATGCG GTGGAAGAGATACAGATACTGACCAACGAGAGGTTGTCCATCTTTGATGCCAACGAATCTGGCTTTGAGAGTTACGAGGATTTGCCTCAGCACAAACTAACCTGCTTCAG CGTGTACTGTAAACGCGGTCACCTTTGCCCGATCGACACCGGCCTCATTGAGAAGGATGTCGAGCTCCTCTTTTCTGGTTCAGCAAAGCCGATATATGAGGATGATCCATCTCCCGAAG gTGGTATTAATGGCAAAAATTTTGGCCCCATAAACGAATGGTGGATTGCTGGTTTTGATGGAGGTGAAAAGGCTCTTCTTGGCTTTAGCACCT CATTTGCTGAGTATATCTTGATGGATCCCAGCCCAGAGTACGCACCACTATTCAGCGTGATGCAGGAGAAGATCTATATAAGTAAGATAGTGGTTGAGTTCCTGCAGAGCAACCCTGACTCCACCTACGAAGACCTGATCAATAAGATTGAG accACCGTTCCTCCTTGTATGCTCAACTTGAATCGATTCACAGAGGATTCTCTCCTGCGGCATGCCCAGTTCGTGGTGGAGCAAGTAGAGAGTTATGATCGGGCTGGGGACAGTGACGAGCAGCCCATCTTCCTGAGCCCCTGCATGAGAGACCTCATCAAGCTGGCCGGGGTCACCCTGGGAAAAAG GCGAGCCGAGAGGCGGCAGACCATCCGGCAACCCGCCAAAGAGAAGGACAAGGGCCCCACCAAGGCCACCACCACCAAGCTGGTCTACCAGATCTTTGACACTTTCTTTGCGGAGCAAATTGAAAAAGATGACAAGGAAGACAAGGAGAATGCCTTCAAGCGCCGGCGCTGTGGCGTCTGTGAG ATTTGTCAACAGCCCGAGTGTGGAAAGTGTAAGGCCTGTAAGGATATGGTTAAATTTGGTGGTAGCGGACGGAGCAAGCAGGCTTGCCAAAAGAGGAG GTGTCCCAACATGGCCATGAAGGAGGCAGACGATGACGAGGAAGTGGATGACAATATTCCAGAGATGCCATCACCCAAAAAGATGCatcaggggaagaaaaagaagcagaataaGAATCGGATCTCTTGGGTTGGCGATGCCGTCAAG ACTGACGGGAAGAAGAGTTACTACAAGAAGGTATGCATCGACTCGGAAACCCTGGAAGTGGGGGACTGTGTTTCTGTAATTCCAGACGACTCTTCAAAACCACTGTATCTAGCAAG GGTCACGGCGCTGTGGGAGGACAGCAGCAATGGGCAGATGTTCCATGCCCACTGGTTCTGTGCTGGGACGGACACGGTCCTCGGGGCCACATCGGACCCCCTGGAGCTGTTCCTGGTTGACGAGTGTGAGGACATGCAGCTCTCGTACATCCACAGCAAGGTGCAGGTCATTTATAAGGCGCCCTCGGAGAACTGGGCCATGGAG GGAGGCGTGGACCCCGAGGCCCTGATGTCAGAGGACGACGGGAAGACCTACTTCTACCAGCTGTGGTACGACCAAGACTACGCGAGATTTGAGTCCCCTCCGAAAACTCAGCCGACGGAGGACAACAAGTACAA GTTCTGCGCAAGCTGTGCACGTCTGGCCGAAATGAGGCAGAAGGAAATCCCCAGGGTCGTGGAGCAGCTCCAGGACCTGGAAGGCCGCGTCCTCTACAGCCTCGCCACCAAGAACGGCGTCCAGTACCGGGTGGGCGATGGCGTGTACCTCCCTCCCGAGGCCTTCACCTTCAA CATCAAGCTGTCCAGTCCTGTGAAACGCCCCCGGAAGGAGCCTGTGGACGAAGCTCTGTATCCAGAACACTACCGGAAGTACTCTGACTACATCAAGGGCAGCAACCTGGATGCCCCTGAGCCCTACCGTATTGGCCGCATAAAGGAGATCTTCTGCAGCAAGAAGAGCAACGGCCGGCCCAATGAGACAGACATCAAGATCAGGGTCAACAAGTTCTACAG GCCGGAGAACACACACAAGTCTACCCCAGCCAGTTACCACGCAGACATCAACCTGCTTTACTGGAGCGATGAGGAGGCCGTGGTGGACTTCAAGGCCGTGCAGGGCCGCTGCACTGTGGAGTACGGAGAGGACCTGCCTCAGTGCCTCCAGGACTTCTCCGCTGGTGGCCCCGATCGCTTCTATTTTCTCGAG GCCTATAACGCCAAGAGCAAAAGCTTTGAAGATCCTCCGAACCACGCCCGGAGCACCGGaaataaagggaaagggaaggggaaag GAAAAAACAGGACGAAATCTCAGACGTGTGAGCCGAGTGAACTGGAGACAGAAATCAAACTGCCGAAGCTGCGGACCCTGGACGTGTTTTCCGGCTGTGGGGGACTGTCGGAAGGCTTCCACCAAGCAG GCATCTCGGAGACACTTTGGGCCATCGAGATGTGGGACCCTGCGGCCCAGGCATTCCGGCTCAACAACCCTGGGTCCACGGTGTTCACAGAGGACTGCAACGTCCTGCTGAAGCTGGTCATGGCCGGGGAGGTGACCAACTCCCGCGGCCAGAAGCTGCCTCAGAAGGGAGACGTGGAGATGCTGTGCGGCGGGCCGCCCTGCCAGGGCTTCAGCGGCATGAACCGCTTCAACTCTCGAACCTACTCCAAATTCAagaactccctggtggtctctTTCCTCAG CTACTGTGACTACTACCGGCCCCGCTACTTCCTCTTGGAGAACGTTCGGAACTTCGTCTCCTTCAAGCGCTCCATGGTCCTGAAGCTGACGCTGCGCTGCCTGGTCCGCATGGGCTACCAGTGCACCTTTGGCGTGCTGCAG GCTGGTCAGTACGGCGTGGCCCAGACTCGGAGGCGAGCCATCATCctggctgcagcccctggggaGCCACTCCCGCTGTTCCCGGAGCCGTTGCATGTGTTCGCACCCCGGGCCTGCCAGCTGAGCGTCGTGGTGGACGACAAGAAGTTTGTCAGCAACATCACCAG GTTGAGCTCGGGTCCCTTCCGAACCATCACCGTGCGGGACACCATGTCCGACCTCCCTGAGATCCGGAACGGGGCCTCGGCACTGGAGATTTCATACAACGGGGAGCCCCAGTCCTGGTTCCAGAGGCAGCTCCGGGGCTCGCAGTACCAGCCCATCCTCAGGGATCATATTTGCAAG GACATGAGCGCCTTGGTGGCTGCCCGCATGCGGCACATCCCCCTGGCCCCGGGCTCGGACTGGCGTGACCTGCCCAACATTGAGGTGCGGCTCTCTGACGGCACCCTGGCCCGGAAGCTGCGGTACAACTACCACGACAAGAAGAACGGCTGCAGCAGCAGCGGCGCCCTCCGTGGGGTCTGCTCCTGTGTGGAAG GCAAGCCCTGTGAGCCTGCGGCCCGACAGTTTAACACCCTTATCCCCTGGTGCCTGCCCCACACTGGGAACAGGCACAACCACTGGGCCGGCCTCTACGGGCGTCTCGAGTGGGACGGCTTCTTCAGCACAACCGTCACCAACCCCGAGCCCATGGGCAAGCAG GGCCGCGTGCTCCACCCCGAGCAGCACCGAGTGGTGAGCGTCCGGGAGTGCGCCCGCTCCCAGGGCTTCCCCGACACCTATCGGCTGTTCGGCAACATCCTGGACAAGCACCGGCAG GTGGGTAATGCTGTGCCGCCGCCACTGGCCAAAGCCATCGGCTTGGAGATCAAGCGCTGCATGTTGGCCAAAGCGCGCGAGAGCGCCTCAG CTAAAATCAAGGAGGAGGCTGCCAAGGACTAG